In Comamonas koreensis, the genomic stretch CGCCACCCGCTGACCAACGAAAAACTGCAGCAAGGCCCCCGCGCGCTGGCGCAGATGATTGATGAAGAACGCGCGCTGCTGGCCGACCTGCGCGAGCAGGCCCATGTGATCGACACCAGCAACCTGCGCGGCTCCCAGCTGCAGGCCTCTATCAAGGAGTGGATCCAGGCGCCGCAATCGAGCCTGACCCTGCTGTTCCAGTCCTTTGGCTTCAAGCACGGCATCCCCATCGACAGCGACTACATGTTCGATGTGCGCATGCTGCCCAACCCCTACTACGAGCCCGAGTTGCGCCCGCACACCGGGCTGGAAGCACCGATCGCCCACTTCCTGGCGCAGCAGCCCAAAGTGCTGCAGATGCAAAACGACATCATCCGTTTTCTGGACAACTGGTTGCCCGAGCTGGTGAAGAATCACCGCAGCTATGCCACGGTGTCGGTGGGCTGCACCGGCGGCCAGCACCGCTCGGTCTACCTGGTCAATGCACTGGCCCAGCACTTTCAAGGCCGCTGGACCACCTTGCAGCGCCACCGCGAGCTGAGCGCCAAAAAAAGCTGATGCCCGCGCTGATTACTCGGCGCGCAAGGCGACGCTGAGCTGGTCGACCACGTTCGCCCAATCGGCATCGGCGGTAATGCTTTCACGCAAGAAGCGCGCTTGCGCGGGCGACCAGAATGCGGCATCTGCCAGCAGCACCTTGTGGGGCAGCGGGCGGTGGGATTCTATGAACTGGCGGATCGACGCATCATCATCGGGCAGGCCCAGTTGCTGGAAGAGCGACGAGAAGGAGTGAACCGTGGGCTCCATGGCGTACTTTCAAAGCAAGAAGATGGCTGCAGTCTAAGCGCCGTGCAGCGGCGCCCTTTGCAGGACAAGCCCGGTAAAGGACGCCAGTGCCGGTAGCCGAGCCCGCCTCAAAACCCGCGCTGCAGCAGGCTGCGAATCGGCGCGGGCAGCCCCAGATCGGGCCACTGCGCAGGCAGGCACCACTGGCCCGAAGGCGTGGGCACACCATCGCCCGAAACGGACACCCGCACCGGGTGCAGGTGCAGATCCTTGTGGGTGAGCACATGCAGGAATGGCTGGGCATGCACCGCCTCCGAGGTATCACCGTGCTGTGCCGACTGCGCAAGCAGCGCCTCTTCACTGTCGTAGACCGGCAGGCAGAACAGGCCGGCCCAGATGCCGGGCGCGGGGCGCTTTTCCAGCCAGATGGCACCGTCGGGCCGCTGCCAGCACAGCAGCCACCAGCTGGCGGCGCTGCGCTTGAGTTTCTTGGTCTTGACCGGATAGCGCTCGGGCTGGCCCTGGCGGTGGGCCACGCAATCGCCGTGCACCGGGCACAGCAGGCAGCTGGGCTTTTTGGCGGTGCAGATGGTGGCGCCCATGTCCATCATGCCCTGGGTGTAGCGCGGCATATTGCGCGCCAGGTCGGTGGTGGGCAGCAGCTCTTCGGCCAGCGCCCAGAGCTTTTTCTCGGCGGCGCTGCTGGCCAGGTCGTCCTCAAAGCCCAGCACGCGGGTGAGCACCCGTTTGACGTTGGCATCAAGTATGGCGGCGCGCTGCGCAAAGCAGAACGAGGCGATCGCGCCGGCGGTCGAACGGCCAATGCCGGGCAAGGACGAGAGTTCTTCGACCGTGTGCGGGAACGCGCCGCCAAAGCGTTCCATCACCTCCTGGGCACAGCGGTGCAGGTTGCGCGCGCGGCTGTAGTAGCCCAGGCCACTCCACAAGGCCATCACCTCTTCATCGCTGGCCGCAGCCAGATCGGCCACGGTGGGGCAGCGCTGCAAAAAGCGCTCGTAGTAGCCCAGCACGGTGCTGACCTGGGTTTGCTGCAGCATGATCTCGGACAGCCAGACGCGGTAGGCATCCTGGGTGTTCTGCCACGGCAGATGGTGTCTTCCGTGGACTGTCTGCCAGGCCACGATCTGTTCGGAAAATCGACTCACAATCGCTGTTCTCGGGGGGAGTAGTTATCGGTGGGCCTGGCCGCTCTGGGGCGGCCCGCCAGGCCCGCGTTTATTTCTGGCAGCGCTTGCAGTAATAGGTGCTGCGCTGCCCTTGCTTGATGAGCTGCACCGGCTGGCCGCATTGCGGGCAGGGCTCTCCGGCCCGGCCATAGACGCTGGCCTGCGCCTGGAAGGCACCGGCATAGCCATTGACCTGGACAAAATCGCGCAAGGTGCTGCCACCCAGCGCAATGGAGCGGGTCAGCACCTCCACAATCGCCGCATGCAGGCGTTTCGCCTGGGGCCGCGTGGTCTGGTTGGCCGGTTTGGTCGGCGAGATGCCGGCCAGGAACAGCACCTCGCTGGCGTAGATATTGCCCACGCCCACGACCACCTGGCCGCCCAGCAGCAGCTGCTTGATCGGCGTGCGCGACTTTTGCAGCCCGGCCCAGAGGTGCTCCACGTTGAAGCCGGCGCCCAAGGGCTCCACGCCCAGATTGGACAACAGCTTGGCGGCCATGCCGGAGTCGGCATCGGGCGACCAGACCACCGCCCCAAAACGGCGCGGGTCATGCAGGCGCAGCAGGTGCTGGTCGGTGAGCAAGTCAAAATGGTCATGCGGGCCCGCTGGCGCATCCATGGGGCTGACCTGCAGGCTGCCGGACATGCCAAGGTGGATCAGCACCACGCCCTGGTCCAGCACCAGCACAATGTATTTGCCCCGGCGCTGCACCTCGGTGATGGTGCGCCCGGCCAAGGCGGCGGTATCGATGCCCAGCGGCCAGCGCAAAGGTTTTCCCATGCGCACGGAGGCAATGCGCGCGCCTTGCAGCGGCGCAACCAATCCCCGCCGCGTGACTTCCACTTCTGGTAACTCTGGCACTTTCTTCCTTCTGCAAGGCCCTTGGGCATCGTTTATTATGGGCCGATGACGCAAAAACTTCGTTTACTGGCTTATTTTCTGGCCGCTGGCCTGATGACACCCGCCTTTGCAGCGCCTGCCAAAGCACCGCAGCAAGGTGCAGCCCATCGTCAGCTGTCTCTGGCGGCGGCCGAGCGGGCCGATGATGCCAGAGTGGAGCTGGATGCGGAGCTTTTTTACGAGCTGCTTCTGGGCGAAATGTATGCCTACCGCGGCGATGCGGCCACCAGCGTGGAGTTGCTGCTCGACGCCGCGCGCCGCTCGGGCGATGAGAAGGTCTACCAGCGCAGCGCGCAGCTGGCGCTGCTGTCGCGCTCGGCCACCCGTGCCACCCAAGTGGCCCAGGCCTGGAAAAGCGCCTTTCCGCAATCGCGCGCGGCCAGCCGCTACATGCTGCAGGTGATGCTCTCGACCAACCAGGGCGAGGAAACCGGCCCGCTGCTCAAGCAAGAGATCGCGCTGGCCAAGCCCGATGAAAAACTCGACTGGATCCGCGCCATCCCCAGCATCTACCGGCGCCTGAGCGACCAGGAGCTGGCCGCCCGCATTGTGCGCGAAGCGCTGACCCCCGAGCTGGAAAACCCCGCCACCGGCCCCGAATCCTGGGCTGCCATTGGCCGTATGGAGCTGGCCGCCGACCAGAAGAGCCAGGCGCTCGCGTCCGCCCGCCGGTCGCTGCAACTCAATCCCGACAATGAAAGCGCAGCCAAGCTGGCCGCAGACCTGGTCAACGCCGGCGTGCCCGGGGCTGAGGCGCTGGTGGTGGATTTTTTGGACAAGTCCAAGAGCGGCGAGGCCCACCTGGCCTATGCACGCAGCCTGATGAACGCCGAGCGCTTTACCGAGGCCAAGGCCCAGCTGGACAATGCCACGCGCCTGAGCCCCGAATCTGCCGACGCCTGGATGCTGAAGGCCGCGCTGGAGGCCCAGCTCAAGCAGTACACCGAGGCCGATGTCTCGCTGCTCAAGCTCGACACCTTGATCGACAAATTCCCCTCGGCCGTGCTGCAGCGCGAAGTGCGCATCCAAAGCCTGATGCTGCGCGAGCAGATGGCCGAGGCCCAGCAGAAATGGGCCGAGGCCGACCGCTGGGCCGATGAGATCGCCAAGGCCGGCAATATCGCGCTGGCCACCTTGCGCAAGGCCTCCATCCAGATGCAGCAAGGCAACTACGACGCCGCAGCGGCCCTGCTGGAGCAACTGCCCGAGGGCAATGCCGGCGAGGCGCGCGCCAAGCTGGCCGCGCAGGTGCAGCTGCAAAAGACGGCCAAGAACTATGCGAAAGCGCTGGAGCTGCAAGGGCGCCTGGTTGCGCTGCAGCCGCAAGACCCCGATGCACTGTATGAGCAGGCCATGCTGGCTGAACGCATGAACAACATGGAACTGGCCGAGACCCAGCTGCGCCGGCTGATCGAGCTGCGGCCCGATTTTCACCATGCCTACAACGCGCTGGGCTACTCGCTGGCCGACCGCGGCCTCAAGCTCGATGAGGCCAAAAGCCTGATCGAGAAAGCGCTGAGCATGTCGCCCGGTGATCCCTTCATCACCGACAGCCTCGGCTGGGTGGAGTTCAAGCTGGGCAACCTCGAGCGCGCCGCCGAGCTGCTGGAGCAGGCCTACACCAAGCAACCCGATGCCGAGATTGGCGCCCACCTGGCCGAAGTCTGGTGGAAACAGGGCAAGACCCGGCCCGCCGAAGAGCTGCTGCGCACGGTTCTGAAGACCGCACCCAATAACGACATGGTCAAGAAGACCTTTGAGCGCCTGGGAATCAAGCCATGATAGGTGTGCAGCGCAGGCAGCTCTGCCTGGCCACCATCGGCGCCGGCCTGCTGCCCCTCCTCTCGGCCTGCAGCACGGCTGCGCGCCAGCTCGAAGCGGCCCCGGGCAAGACCTACTGGTCAGGCCGCATGTCGGTGCAGGTGCTGGACAGCCCTCCGCAAACCACCAGCGGCAGCTTTGAGCTGTCGGGCAGCCCCGACTCGGGCGAGCTGGTGCTGCTCAACCCGCTGGGCAATATCGTTGCGCGCGTGCAATGGTCACCCGGCCAGGCGAGCGCACAGCAAGGCACGCAAACCCGCCAGGCCAGCTCGCTCGATGAGTTGACGCAGACCTTGCTGGGCACCAGCTTGCCGATTGCCGCGCTGTTTGACTGGCTGCAGGGCCAGCCCACGGTGGCCGCGGGCTGGCAGGCCGATCTGGAAGCGCGCAGCGAAGGCAAGATTCTGGCCCGCCGCCTCGACCCGCTACCCGAAGCCAACCTGCGCATCGTGCTCGACGCGCCATGATTTTTTTGTGAGACGATCCATGCGTACGCTGTACGACGTTCCTGCGCCTGCCAAGCTCAACCTGTTCCTGCACATCACCGGCAGACGCGCGGATGGCTACCACCTGCTGCAGTCGGTCTTCATGCTGATCGACTGGGCCGACACGCTGCACCTGGAGCTGCGCAGCGGCGGCCAGATCAGCCGCGAAGACCTGAACACCCCCCTGCCCGCCGATGACCTGATCACCCGCGCCGCGCGGGCCTTGCAGCAGGCCACCGGCTGCAGCCAGGGCGTACACATTGGCGTGCATAAAAACCTGCCGGCCCAGGCGGGCATGGGTGGCGGATCATCGGATGCTGCCAGCACCTTGCTGGCCCTGAACCAGCTCTGGGATTTGAAGCTCTCGCGCAGCGAACTGCAGCGCATCGGCTTGACGCTGGGCGCCGATGTTCCGTTTTTTATTTTTGGAAAATCGGCTTGGGTCGAAGGAATCGGTGACATAATACGTCCACTCGAAAACGAGCAGCAACTAGCAGACACCGCGCTGGTAGTTGTGAAGCCGCAAGAGGGTCTGGATACGAAACTTATTTTTTCAAGTCCGAACCTAAAACGCGATTCAGAAGCTGCTACAATGACGAGCTTCGCTGCAGAGAACTTTGACTTCGGTCGAAACGACTTGCAGCCGGTCGCAGAAAGCCTGTGCCCTTCGATAAAAAAAGTTTCTGACTTTTTGAAATCACAAGGATTACATGCTAGAATGACGGGCTCAGGTAGCGCAGTTTTCGCAGTGAAGAAAATGCAAGCTAATAGCTGCCAGAGCAGTTTTTCACAAGACTGGACAGTGAAAGATTGCACAAGTCTGATGGAACATCCTCTCAGAGGCTGGACCCAAGACTGAAAGTTTCAAAGGATTGGTGATGCTTAGCACCAATTCTTGTAGGGGAGTCGCCAAGCTGGTTAAGGCACCGGATTTTGATTCCGGCATGCGAAGGTTCGAATCCTTCTTCCCCTGCCATATTTCTTACCGCGTACAAGCAACGCACACAGCTAACCCATACCCACTGGGACGCTATGCAAGACCATCATCCAGACTTCATGGTTTTCACTGGCAACGCCAACCGCGAACTTGCCTCTGAAATTGCACAACACCTCCATACCTCACTGGGTAACGCCGACGTAGGCCGCTTCTCTGACGGTGAAGTCACCGTTGAGATCAAGCAAAACGTGCGTACCCGTGATGTGTTCGTGGTGCAACCCACCTGTGCGCCCACCAACGACCATCTGATGGAACTGCTGGTGATGGTCGACGCCTTGAAGCGTGCATCGGCTGAGCACATCTGCGCGGTGATCCCCTATTTCGGCTACGCCCGCCAGGACCGCCGTGTTCGCTCGACCCGCGTGCCCATCACGGCCAAGGTCGTGGCCAACATGCTGCAAGCCGCTGGAGTGAGCCGCGTGCTGACGATGGACCTGCACGCCGACCAGATCCAGGGCTTCTTCGATATTCCGGTGGACAACATCTATGCATCGCCTGTGCTGCTGGGTGATCTGCGCCAGAAGAACTACGAAGACCTGATCGTTGTGTCCCCGGACGTTGGTGGTGTGGTGCGTGCACGCGCGCTGGCCAAGCAACTCCATTGCGATCTGGCCATCATCGACAAGCGCCGCCCCAAGGCCAATGTCTCCGAAGTCATGCATGTGATCGGTGACATCGACGGCCGCAACTGCGTGATCATGGACGACATGATCGATACCGCAGGCACCTTGGTGAAGGCGGCGGAAGTGCTCAAGGAACGTGGCGCCAAGAAGGTCTACGCTTACTGCACGCACCCCATTTTCTCGGGCCCGGCCATCGAACGTATCGGCAACGGTGCGGCTCTGGACGAAGTCGTGGTGACCAACACCATCCCGCTGTCGGCCGAAGCGCGCAACTGCAGCAAGATTCGCCAGTTGTCGGTGGCACCGCTGATCGGTGAGACCATCCACCGCATCGCCACCGGCGAATCGGTGATGAGCCTGTTCCAGGAAGCCGACTGATCAAAGGGCCCGCAAGGCCCTTTTTCTGCTTTCTGCTAAAATAGATAGTTTTCGCTGGCCGCTGCAATTTGTAGCGGCCTTTTTAACCGGGTGAACTGGTCGCGGTTCATCCCACATTGGAGTAATAAAATGAACGTTGTCGCTTTTGCGCGCGCTAAGCAAGGTACGGGTGCGAGCCGCCGCCTGCGTAATTCTGGCCGTACGCCTGGCATCATCTACGGTGCCGCTGCTGAGCCTCAGTTGATCGAAGTGGACCACAACAGCCTGTGGTACGCCCTCAAGAAGGAAGCTTTCCACGCATCCGTGCTGGAACTGGACCTGGACGGCGCCAAGAGCCAAGTGCTGCTGCGCGACGTGCAATACCACCCCTACAAGCAGCTGGTGCTGCACATCGACTTCCAACGCGTCGATGCCAACACCGCGCTGACCATGAAGGTGCCCGTCCACTTCAGCGGTGCTGAAGAGTCCCCAGCAGTGAAGATCGACAAGTGCCTGGTGACCCCAGTTGTGACCGAAATCCAAGTGATCTGCATGCCCAAGGACCTGCCCGAATTCATCGCGGTGGACCTGAGCAAGCTGGAAAAGGGTTCGACCGTCCACCTGAAGGACATCGCTCTGCCCAAGGGCGTGAAGCTGGCTGCACAAACCAACCCTGCGCTGGTGTCCGTGGCTGCTCCTGCTGCTGCTGAACCTGCAGAAGGCGAAGCGCCTGCTGCTTAATCGCACAGCAAGCTGCTGACGCCTCTGGCGTCTGCAAGCCAGAGGCTGCATTGCTGGTCAATGCAGCCTTTTTTCATTCTTCCCCTACTTCACTCCATCCGCCCATGATCAAGCTGTTTGTTGGCCTCGGCAACCCCGGCCCTGAATACGAAGGCACGCGCCACAACGCCGGCTTCTGGTGGATTGATGCGCTGGCCCGGGATTTGCGCCTGCAGCTGGTGCCTGACCGCAATTACTATGGCCTGGTCGCACGTACTTCGGTGCAGGGTGAGTCGGTCTGGCTGCTCGAGCCGCAGACCTTCATGAACCTGTCGGGCAAGTCGGTCGGCGCGCTCGCACGCTTTTTCAAGATCCAGCCCGAAGAGATTCTGGTGGTGCACGATGAGCTCGATCTGCCGCCCGGCCAGGTCAAGCTCAAGCGCGGCGGTGGCCACGGCGGCCACAATGGCCTGCGCGATATCCATGCCCAGCTGGGCTCGTCCGATTACTGGCGCCTGCGCATCGGCATTGGCCACCCCGGTGACAAGCAGGAGGTGCCCAACTGGGTGCTGCGCAAGCCAGCGCCCGACCAGCGCAAGCTGATCGAGGACAGCATCATCCATGCGCTGCAGGCCTCGCCTGAGCTGCTGGCCGGCGACATGGAAAAGGCCACGCTCAAGATCCACACCACCAAGCCCCAGCGCCCCAAGCCGCCACGCCCAGAGGCCCTCTGAGCGCACCGGGCTACACGCCCATCCCCCCGATCACCCCGCAGTCACAGGCCCTTGTCGGCCTGCAGGCGCACATAGCGCTGCATCAAGGTGGGCTTGTCTTCCTGAAAATCGGGGTGCACCGGAATGCAGGCGACCGGGCAGATCTGCACGCACTGGGGCTCATCGAAATGGCCCACGCATTCGGTGCAGCGGTGCGGATCGATCTCGTAGTAGTCCTCCCCCATCGAGATGGCATCGTTGGGGCACTCGGGCTCACACACATCGCAGTTGATGCACTCATCGGTAATCATCAAGGCCATGGATGCGTCTCCAAGATTCCAGCACGGGGGAAGAAGTGTGACATGAGCGACATTATCCCGCGACCTCCTTAGCCATACTCGTGGCACTGCGAGTAAGCATGTATGGTGTGTCGGAATTGTTCGCGTTATGCTTGCCGCTGCGAAAAAATACAACAAGCACCAGCAGGTCTGCGCGCCTTTCCTAACCACGACGGCTACCCATGGGTCTTTTCATTCTCAAGCGCACACTCACCTTGCTGCTCACCTTGTTGGGCACCTCGATTGTCGTCTTCCTCGTTCTGGAGATCCTGCCGGGCAACGCCGCCCAGATGTTGATGGGGCCCGATGCCGCGCCCGAAGCAGTCGCTGAACTGGCCGAGCAGCTCGGGCTCAACCAGCCCGCCTGGGAGCGCTATGTGCACTGGATCTGGGGCCTTGTGCACCTGGACCTGGGCAACAGCTACAGCTACGGCACCCCTGTCATCGAACTGATTGCCGAGCGCATGGCGCTCACCTTGCCGCTGGCCTTGATGGCGATGGCCATCACCACCGTGGTGGCGCTGGCCGCCGGCATCTATGCCGCCAGCCGCCACAACAAGCTCGGTGATGTCAGCGTCATGGGCATGGCTCAGCTGGGCATTGCCATCCCCAATTTCTGGTTCGCCATCTTGCTGATCCTGCTGTTTTCGGTGCACCTCAAATGGTTCTCGGCCGGCGGCTTTCCGGGCTGGAGCGAGGCCTCGGGCGGCTCGCCCTGGGCCGCGCTCAAGTCGCTGATGCTGCCGGCCTTGTCGCTGGCCGTGGTGCAGGCGGCCATCCTGGCGCGCATCACGCGCTCGTCGGTGCTGGAGGTGCTGCGTGAGGACTTTGTGCGCACCGCCCGGGCCAAGGGCCTGTCGCAACGCGCAGCGCTCTACGGCCATGTGCTGCGCAATGCGCTGGTTCCGGTGGTCACCGTCATGGGCCTGCAGTTTGCCGAACTGATGGCCGGCACGATCGTGGTCGAGAACGTGTTCTACCTGCCCGGCATGGGCCGGCTGATCTTTCAGGCCATTGCCAACCGGGACCTGATGGTGGTGCGCAACTGCGTGATGCTGCTGGCCGCCATGGTGGTGATCGTCAATTTCGTGGTGGACCTGCTCTATGCCTGGATCGACCCCCGCACCAAAGCCAGCGATATCTGAGCACGCCATGCAACCGCCTACCTCCGTCGCCCCTACCTTGCCCACGCCCGCTGCCAGCGCAGCGCCTGGCCACACGGCATCCCGCAACGCACTGTGGCGCCGCGCCCTGCGCAACCCCAGCTTCATGATTGGACTGGTGCTCACGGCCCTGCTCTTGCTCGCCGCTGGCCTGTCCTATGTCTGGACGCCGCACTCGGCCTTCGAGATGAACATGGAGGCCAAGCTGCAAGGGCCGTCGCTCGCCCACTGGCTGGGCACCGATGCCTATGGGCGCGATGTCGCCTCGCAGCTGCTGCTGGGCGCGCGCGCCTCCATTTTGGTGGGCGTCATTGCCGTGGGCATCGGCGTGGTGGTGGGCACGGCGCTGGGCCTGCTGGCCGCTGCCAAACGCGGCTGGGTCGAAGAGGCCATCATGCGCCTGGCCGATTTCTCGCTGGCCTTCCCCGCCATCCTCTCGGCCATCATGCTGACCGCTGTGTTCGGCCCGGGCATCATCAATGCCATTGTGGCCATCGGCATCTACAACATCCCGATGTTCGCCCGCATCGCGCGCGGCTCGGCCAACACCATCTGGGGGCGCGAATATGTCACCGCCGCCCGCGCCTGCGGCAAGGGTGCCTGGGCCATTACCTGGCAGCATGTGCTGCCCAATATCTCGGCCACCTTGATCGTGCAGAGCACCATCCGCTTTGCGATTGCGATCCTGGCCGAGGCCGCACTGTCCTACCTGGGCCTGGGCACGCAGCCGCCGCAGCCGTCCTGGGGCCGCATGCTGAGCGAGGCGCAGACCTTGATGTTCCAGGCGCCGCTCTTGGCCGTGTTCCCGGGCGTGGCGATTGCGTTGTCGGTGCTGGGCCTCAACCTGCTGGGCGACGGTCTGCGCGACCTGCTTGACCCGCGTCTGGCCCGCAAGCGCTAAGGAGTCGCCATGGCACTGATCGATGTACAGCACCTGGAAATCGTGCTGCAAACCCACCGAGGCCCCGCCCGCGCCGTGCGCGATGTCAGCTTCCAGATCGAGCGCGGCCAGGCCCTGGGCCTGATTGGCGAGTCGGGCTGCGGCAAGTCCATCACGGCCATGGCCTTGATGGGCCTGCTGCCCGAATCGGCCCAGGTCAACGGCAGCGCCCAGCTCGACGGCCAAAGCCTGGTGCAGCAGCCCGACCACTGGTGGCGCAGCGTGCGCGGCAACCGCATTGCGATGATCTTCCAGGAGCCGATGACGGCGCTCAACCCGGTGCACACCATTGGCCGCCAGATCAGCGAACCGCTGCGCCTGCACAAGGGCTGGAGCGCGCGCCAGGCCCGTGAAGAGGCGATTGCGCTGCTCGACCGCGTCGGCATCGCCCAACCGGCGCAGCGCTTTGATGCCTATCCGCACCAGTTCTCGGGCGGGCAGCGCCAGCGCATCACGATTGCAATGGCGCTGGCCTGCGGCCCCGATCTGCTGATCGCCGATGAGCCCACGACGGCGCTGGACGTCACCATCCAGCAGCAGATCCTGGATCTCATCAACGGGCTGGTGCAGGAGCGCCAGATGGCCTTGCTGCTGATCTCGCACGACCTGGGCGTGATCTCGCAGAATGTCGACAAGATGGTCGTGATGTATGGCGGCACGGTTGTCGAATCGGGCAGCACCGAGGCCGTGTTCGAGCACATGGCCCACCCCTACACCCGAGGCCTGCTGGCCGCGCGCCCCAGCATGCAGCCGCGCATCCAGGGCCAGCCCCAGCGCCTGCACACCATTGCCGGCTCGGTGCCCGAGCTGGTCGACCTGCCCGCCGGCTGCACCTTTGCCGGGCGCTGCAGCTTTACCCAGCCGCCCTGCTTTGTGCAAAGGCCGCCCAGCGTGGCGCTGCCATCGACCCATCCGCAGGAGACTCACCAGGTGCACTGCCTGCGCCCCGAGGCCTACGCCATCGCCACCCAGACCCCTGACGAGACCCCCGCATGACGGCAGCCCCCCACGACACCCCCTTGCTGCAAGTGCGCGACCTGGTGCGCACCTACACCCTGCCCCGCGAAAAGCTGTTTTCCGCGCCCCCCACGGTGCAGGCTCTCAAGGGAGTGAGCTTTGAGCTGCATGCCGGCCAGAGCCTGGGCATCGTTGGCGAGTCGGGCTCGGGCAAGTCCACCTTGGCGCGCCTGGTGATGGCGCTCGACCAGCCCACCGCCGGCCAGGTGCTGCTCGAGGGCCAGGACCTGCACCGCATGGAGGCGGCCGCACTGCAGCGCGCGCGCAAGGATTTCCAGATGGTGTTCCAGGACCCCTATGGCTCACTCGACCCGCGCCAGACGGTCGAGCGCATCGTCAGCGAGCCGCTGCAGGCGCAAAAGACCGCCTCGCGCGCCGAGCAGCGCGAGCGCGCCAGCCAGGTGCTGCAGCAGGTGGGCCTGCGCGCGCAGGATGTGGACAAGTACCCGCATGAGTTCTCCGGCGGCCAGCGCCAGCGCATTGCCATCGCCCGCGCACTGATCACCAAGCCCCGGCTGATCATTGCCGACGAGCCCGTCAGCGCGCTGGACGTGTCGGTGCAGGCCCAGGTGCTCAATCTGATGCAGGACCTGCAACGCGAGCACGGCATCACCTACCTGCTCATCAGCCACGACTTGGCTGTCATCAACCACCTCTGCGACGCCGTGGTGGTGCTCTACCAGGGCGAGATCGTCGAGCGCGGCGCGCCCAGCCAACTGTTCCAGCATGCCCAGCATCCCTATACGCAAAAACTGGTGCAGGCCGTGCCCCAGGTGCGGCCACGCCGACACCGCATGCCAGCAGGGATTGGCGCAAGTCCTGTATAACCGTGCTTGAGCTTCTCGGCGCGCTCCGCAAGGGCGTCGCCACTCCGCAGCTTTCCCCCATAAATTGAATAAAACCCTATCCAAGGAGTACCCGGATGCTGAACCGTAGACACCTGCTTGCCGCAGGCACTCTGGCACCGCTGCCACTGTGGCTGCCTGGCATC encodes the following:
- a CDS encoding 50S ribosomal protein L25/general stress protein Ctc translates to MNVVAFARAKQGTGASRRLRNSGRTPGIIYGAAAEPQLIEVDHNSLWYALKKEAFHASVLELDLDGAKSQVLLRDVQYHPYKQLVLHIDFQRVDANTALTMKVPVHFSGAEESPAVKIDKCLVTPVVTEIQVICMPKDLPEFIAVDLSKLEKGSTVHLKDIALPKGVKLAAQTNPALVSVAAPAAAEPAEGEAPAA
- the pth gene encoding aminoacyl-tRNA hydrolase, producing the protein MIKLFVGLGNPGPEYEGTRHNAGFWWIDALARDLRLQLVPDRNYYGLVARTSVQGESVWLLEPQTFMNLSGKSVGALARFFKIQPEEILVVHDELDLPPGQVKLKRGGGHGGHNGLRDIHAQLGSSDYWRLRIGIGHPGDKQEVPNWVLRKPAPDQRKLIEDSIIHALQASPELLAGDMEKATLKIHTTKPQRPKPPRPEAL
- a CDS encoding YfhL family 4Fe-4S dicluster ferredoxin, which encodes MALMITDECINCDVCEPECPNDAISMGEDYYEIDPHRCTECVGHFDEPQCVQICPVACIPVHPDFQEDKPTLMQRYVRLQADKGL
- a CDS encoding ABC transporter permease, which encodes MGLFILKRTLTLLLTLLGTSIVVFLVLEILPGNAAQMLMGPDAAPEAVAELAEQLGLNQPAWERYVHWIWGLVHLDLGNSYSYGTPVIELIAERMALTLPLALMAMAITTVVALAAGIYAASRHNKLGDVSVMGMAQLGIAIPNFWFAILLILLFSVHLKWFSAGGFPGWSEASGGSPWAALKSLMLPALSLAVVQAAILARITRSSVLEVLREDFVRTARAKGLSQRAALYGHVLRNALVPVVTVMGLQFAELMAGTIVVENVFYLPGMGRLIFQAIANRDLMVVRNCVMLLAAMVVIVNFVVDLLYAWIDPRTKASDI
- a CDS encoding ABC transporter permease; translation: MQPPTSVAPTLPTPAASAAPGHTASRNALWRRALRNPSFMIGLVLTALLLLAAGLSYVWTPHSAFEMNMEAKLQGPSLAHWLGTDAYGRDVASQLLLGARASILVGVIAVGIGVVVGTALGLLAAAKRGWVEEAIMRLADFSLAFPAILSAIMLTAVFGPGIINAIVAIGIYNIPMFARIARGSANTIWGREYVTAARACGKGAWAITWQHVLPNISATLIVQSTIRFAIAILAEAALSYLGLGTQPPQPSWGRMLSEAQTLMFQAPLLAVFPGVAIALSVLGLNLLGDGLRDLLDPRLARKR
- a CDS encoding ABC transporter ATP-binding protein: MALIDVQHLEIVLQTHRGPARAVRDVSFQIERGQALGLIGESGCGKSITAMALMGLLPESAQVNGSAQLDGQSLVQQPDHWWRSVRGNRIAMIFQEPMTALNPVHTIGRQISEPLRLHKGWSARQAREEAIALLDRVGIAQPAQRFDAYPHQFSGGQRQRITIAMALACGPDLLIADEPTTALDVTIQQQILDLINGLVQERQMALLLISHDLGVISQNVDKMVVMYGGTVVESGSTEAVFEHMAHPYTRGLLAARPSMQPRIQGQPQRLHTIAGSVPELVDLPAGCTFAGRCSFTQPPCFVQRPPSVALPSTHPQETHQVHCLRPEAYAIATQTPDETPA
- a CDS encoding ATP-binding cassette domain-containing protein, translated to MTAAPHDTPLLQVRDLVRTYTLPREKLFSAPPTVQALKGVSFELHAGQSLGIVGESGSGKSTLARLVMALDQPTAGQVLLEGQDLHRMEAAALQRARKDFQMVFQDPYGSLDPRQTVERIVSEPLQAQKTASRAEQRERASQVLQQVGLRAQDVDKYPHEFSGGQRQRIAIARALITKPRLIIADEPVSALDVSVQAQVLNLMQDLQREHGITYLLISHDLAVINHLCDAVVVLYQGEIVERGAPSQLFQHAQHPYTQKLVQAVPQVRPRRHRMPAGIGASPV